In Synechococcus sp. CC9616, the following are encoded in one genomic region:
- a CDS encoding precorrin-8X methylmutase: MSVMATDHPIFTESIRRIRALLGETGLDPLQQQVLERIVHSSGDPSLASLLQFSDRACDRGVTALQQGAAIVTDTAMAAAAVAPMASRTLGTDVHCLLDWAPTQAPPGTTRSALGMSRAWAELATTVPTPLVLIGSAPTALEVLLDQVALGGSVPSLVIGMPVGFVGVAESKRRLAASALNQIRLEGSRGGAGLVAATVNALLRVAAASGHRPAS, translated from the coding sequence ATGTCAGTCATGGCGACGGATCATCCAATCTTCACGGAAAGCATCCGTCGGATTCGGGCATTGCTGGGAGAGACCGGCCTGGATCCGCTTCAGCAACAGGTGCTGGAACGGATCGTGCACAGCAGTGGCGATCCCTCACTGGCCTCATTGCTGCAGTTCAGTGATCGGGCTTGTGACCGTGGCGTCACAGCGCTTCAGCAAGGTGCCGCGATCGTCACCGATACGGCGATGGCCGCAGCAGCAGTTGCGCCCATGGCCTCCCGCACCCTTGGAACGGATGTCCATTGCCTGTTGGACTGGGCTCCGACCCAGGCTCCGCCAGGGACCACCCGTTCTGCTCTGGGGATGTCCCGTGCCTGGGCAGAACTGGCCACCACGGTGCCCACGCCACTGGTGTTGATCGGTAGTGCTCCCACTGCGCTTGAGGTGCTGCTGGATCAGGTGGCGCTTGGTGGATCGGTTCCAAGCTTGGTGATCGGCATGCCGGTGGGTTTTGTTGGTGTTGCTGAAAGCAAGCGGCGATTGGCGGCCAGCGCGCTGAATCAGATCCGGCTTGAGGGCAGCCGTGGTGGTGCTGGTTTGGTGGCCGCGACGGTCAATGCTCTTCTGCGGGTGGCTGCAGCGTCAGGGCATCGCCCTGCCAGCTAA
- the tilS gene encoding tRNA lysidine(34) synthetase TilS, producing the protein MPAEHPWTQWHDRLHRTLLRSPELLPDGAPLLLAVSGGQDSTALLALLIDLSRLHHWNVMVWHGDHGWHARSAAIASELGRWCEANSIRMHVERADPEAVSCEASARNWRYDALERLAHQEQRDVVSGHTASDRAETLLLHLARGTDLKGLSSLRPARPLRQNVPEGPWLRRPLLSFSRAETLSICTELNVPIWLDPSNDDRSLARNCIRHDVVPVLEKLHPGSSLRMAGLAERLSHVRDIQAELAELVLQQLECDGVLQRRQIGALSSKTRRVLLALWLEQQGVPPLDAMQLEQLSGRLELGEPGGQSDLPGGWRLSWQGDALTLQPPAEEH; encoded by the coding sequence GTGCCGGCGGAACACCCCTGGACCCAATGGCACGATCGATTGCATCGGACCCTGCTCAGATCGCCTGAGTTGCTGCCGGATGGAGCGCCGCTGTTGCTGGCTGTCTCCGGCGGGCAGGACTCCACGGCGCTTCTCGCGCTGTTGATTGATTTATCGCGTCTGCACCATTGGAATGTGATGGTGTGGCATGGCGATCACGGCTGGCATGCCCGCTCCGCTGCCATCGCCTCTGAGCTGGGGAGATGGTGTGAGGCCAACTCCATCCGGATGCACGTGGAACGGGCAGATCCTGAAGCCGTGAGCTGCGAGGCAAGCGCCCGAAACTGGCGTTACGACGCTTTGGAACGGTTAGCTCATCAGGAGCAGCGAGATGTGGTGAGCGGCCACACCGCCAGCGATCGGGCAGAAACCCTATTGCTGCATCTGGCGCGCGGTACTGATCTCAAAGGACTCAGCAGCCTGAGGCCAGCCCGGCCCCTACGGCAGAACGTCCCTGAGGGCCCATGGCTGCGCCGGCCACTGCTGAGTTTCAGCCGCGCCGAAACCCTGAGCATCTGCACAGAGCTGAACGTGCCGATCTGGCTGGATCCCAGTAACGACGATCGAAGCCTGGCTCGCAATTGCATCCGCCATGACGTGGTGCCCGTGCTGGAAAAGCTCCATCCAGGTAGCAGTCTGCGCATGGCTGGACTGGCAGAGCGACTGTCCCATGTGCGGGACATACAGGCAGAGCTCGCCGAACTGGTGCTCCAACAACTCGAGTGCGACGGAGTGCTCCAACGCCGCCAGATCGGCGCCTTAAGCAGTAAGACACGCCGAGTGCTGCTGGCTCTCTGGCTGGAGCAGCAAGGAGTGCCTCCACTCGATGCCATGCAGTTGGAGCAACTCAGCGGTCGACTGGAACTTGGAGAGCCAGGGGGACAGAGCGACCTCCCTGGCGGCTGGCGACTTAGCTGGCAGGGCGATGCCCTGACGCTGCAGCCACCCGCAGAAGAGCATTGA
- a CDS encoding DUF561 domain-containing protein, which produces MTRLQQLPVALCRSLEQRSTLKVIAGLMNFDAASVARVARAAGHGGADLIDVACDPELVALAINESGGVPVCVSSVEPELFPAAIAAGAVMVEIGNYDAFYPQGRVFGAEEVLALTRQTRALLPEIVLSVTVPHVLRMDQQEQLAIDLVAAGADLIQTEGGTSAKPFSAGSLGLIEKAAPTLAAAHSISRVVDVPVLCASGLSAVTLPMAIAAGASGVGVGSAVNRLNDELAMVAVVRGLRDALARSVVTRV; this is translated from the coding sequence ATGACCCGTCTTCAGCAGCTGCCCGTCGCTTTATGCCGCAGCTTGGAACAGCGCAGCACCCTGAAGGTGATTGCTGGTCTGATGAATTTTGATGCCGCCAGCGTGGCTCGGGTGGCTCGGGCTGCAGGCCATGGCGGTGCTGATCTGATTGATGTGGCCTGTGATCCTGAGCTGGTGGCCTTGGCCATCAACGAATCCGGCGGCGTGCCGGTGTGTGTGTCGTCGGTGGAGCCTGAGCTCTTCCCAGCAGCAATTGCTGCTGGCGCGGTGATGGTGGAAATTGGCAATTACGACGCCTTTTATCCCCAGGGTCGAGTCTTCGGCGCCGAGGAAGTGCTTGCGCTTACCCGCCAGACCCGTGCGTTGCTGCCCGAGATCGTGCTGAGCGTCACTGTTCCCCATGTGCTGCGGATGGATCAGCAGGAGCAGCTGGCGATCGATCTGGTGGCCGCTGGTGCCGATCTGATCCAGACAGAGGGCGGTACGAGCGCCAAGCCGTTCAGCGCCGGCAGCCTTGGCCTGATTGAGAAAGCCGCTCCCACCCTGGCTGCAGCCCACAGCATCAGTCGCGTCGTGGATGTCCCGGTGCTGTGCGCCTCAGGTCTGTCTGCAGTCACCTTGCCGATGGCGATTGCCGCAGGGGCCTCCGGTGTGGGTGTGGGTTCTGCTGTAAACCGTCTCAACGACGAGCTGGCGATGGTGGCTGTTGTGCGTGGCCTTCGGGATGCCCTTGCCAGATCTGTTGTTACTCGCGTCTAA